CCTGCAGCAAATCCAAGATTTCTTCCAATGAAATTAGACTGTGTAATTCATATCCTGATTTTGCTAAATCTTCTTTACCTTTGGAACTACGGTCTATCACAACCACAAAATCTTTGATAATTACGCCTTCTTTTTCATACGCTTCCGCAGTCTCGATCTTGCTTGCTCCGGTTGTGATCAAATCATCGATAACCAGACATTTCGCACCTTTCTCGAATTTTCCGATGATGTTCTTCCCGGTTCCATATGCCTTTTCTTCCTTACGCATATACACCAGCGGTTTTTTCAGTTTGGAAGCGACCAGCGATGCAATGGGAAGTGCTGTGTAAGGGATTCCCGTGAGCACATCGAATTTCATATCTTTGATCCTTTCCGCCAGCAGTTCGGAAACTCCTTCCAGAATTTCCGGAAAACTGATCATATCCCGCAAATCGAAATAGAATGGTGAAACCAAACCGCTCTTAAGCGTGAACTTCCCGAATTTGATCGCTCCGATCTTCTCTAACTCAAATACGAATTGTTCTTTTGTCATTTTTTTATTTTCTCCTTGTTTTAGCATCAGATAAAATTACTAAATCTTACAACTTTTCTGAAATCAGTTTATTTATTACATCCTCAATCAAACTTTGTAGTATACATATGCTTTTTAGAACATCATTTGCAGATTTTTCTGATGTATGAGCCTGTTTTCCTCTACTTCTTGAAACAAAATTAATTTCTTTAATGACAATACTGAAATTTCTATTTAAACATTTAGTAATGTTTTCTGAAATAATTGAATTTCTATCGGTATCTTTTAGTTCAAACAATCTATTTATAATCTTCGTATGCTTATCACAAGAGATTGTAGAATTCTTTAATAAATTTTTAA
The DNA window shown above is from Candidatus Cloacimonadota bacterium and carries:
- a CDS encoding orotate phosphoribosyltransferase translates to MLKQGENKKMTKEQFVFELEKIGAIKFGKFTLKSGLVSPFYFDLRDMISFPEILEGVSELLAERIKDMKFDVLTGIPYTALPIASLVASKLKKPLVYMRKEEKAYGTGKNIIGKFEKGAKCLVIDDLITTGASKIETAEAYEKEGVIIKDFVVVIDRSSKGKEDLAKSGYELHSLISLEEILDLLQEKDLITSEKINEVRDFTASISQPKKKKADVTNPLTLKLKKKIIEKKSNLVLSLDVTSQKEFFEILDEIASEIVMLKTHIDILDDYDENFVPKLQEYAEKYDFIIFEDRKFADIGNTVKHQYRNGVYKICDWAEFVTVHLVAGAGILKGLFDGMENRSSFVLARMSSKGNLINETYSRKCFE